One part of the Marichromatium purpuratum 984 genome encodes these proteins:
- the folB gene encoding dihydroneopterin aldolase yields the protein MDTVFIRGLRVDTVIGIHDWEKAQPRPLILDLELATDAARAAATDHIDDALDYDAVARRIRREVTDNRAELIETLAERCATVLREEFGIPWVRLRINKPGAIGVDIDVGVEIERGSRQND from the coding sequence ATGGACACCGTCTTCATCCGCGGCCTGCGCGTCGACACCGTCATCGGCATCCACGACTGGGAGAAGGCGCAGCCGCGCCCGCTGATCCTCGACCTGGAGCTGGCCACCGACGCCGCCCGCGCCGCCGCCACCGACCACATCGACGACGCCCTCGACTACGACGCCGTCGCCCGCCGCATCCGCCGCGAGGTCACCGACAACCGCGCCGAGCTGATCGAGACCCTGGCCGAGCGCTGCGCCACCGTACTGCGCGAGGAGTTCGGCATCCCCTGGGTACGACTGCGCATCAACAAACCCGGCGCCATCGGCGTGGACATCGACGTCGGCGTCGAGATCGAGCGCGGCTCGCGTCAGAACGACTGA
- a CDS encoding DMT family transporter, translating to MAWIYLVIAGMFEWGWPVGLKLGMTDQGMRWGWILFAAVCMVASGALLLLAQRDIPIGTAYAVWTGIGAVGAFAIGIWLFAEPATLARFFFVGLIVIGIVGLKLVSPE from the coding sequence ATGGCCTGGATCTATCTCGTCATCGCCGGCATGTTCGAATGGGGGTGGCCGGTCGGACTCAAGCTCGGGATGACCGATCAGGGCATGCGCTGGGGCTGGATCCTGTTCGCGGCGGTCTGCATGGTCGCCAGCGGGGCGCTGCTACTGCTCGCCCAGCGCGACATCCCGATCGGCACCGCCTACGCGGTCTGGACCGGCATCGGCGCCGTCGGCGCCTTCGCCATCGGCATCTGGCTGTTCGCCGAACCGGCCACCCTCGCCCGCTTCTTCTTCGTCGGCCTGATCGTCATCGGCATCGTCGGACTCAAGCTGGTCTCGCCGGAGTAA
- the cbiB gene encoding adenosylcobinamide-phosphate synthase CbiB: MELTSSVALVLGACLLDALLGDPVYRFHPVRLIGAWIQTCERVLFARGLDGYLGGVLHWLLVVGGALGVWWVGHLGFAALHPALAFGWDLFIAYSLLCTRDLLGQGLRVLRALDDLPAARRHMVMLVGRDTDRLDRAGIVRATIESLSENLTDGVLTPLWAFCLFGVPGLVVVKAISTLDSMIGYKNDRYRRFGWAGARSDDVVHWLPARLSVPLIALAAALLRGHPRLVWPALRYRTLLPSPNSGWSEAACAGALRVRLLGPVWYGGVLMGEAYIGDPDWSADLDGADLRRALRLILVAALLALGFGLMMVAS; the protein is encoded by the coding sequence ATGGAACTGACCTCTTCCGTCGCGCTGGTCCTCGGCGCTTGTCTGCTCGATGCCCTGCTCGGTGATCCGGTCTATCGCTTCCATCCGGTGCGGCTGATCGGTGCCTGGATCCAGACCTGCGAGCGCGTGCTCTTTGCGCGCGGGCTCGATGGCTATCTCGGGGGTGTGCTGCACTGGCTGCTGGTGGTCGGCGGTGCGCTCGGGGTGTGGTGGGTCGGCCATCTCGGGTTCGCTGCGCTGCACCCGGCGCTCGCCTTCGGCTGGGACCTGTTCATCGCCTACAGCCTGCTCTGTACCCGCGATCTGCTCGGTCAGGGGTTGCGGGTGCTGCGCGCGCTCGATGACCTGCCGGCGGCGCGCCGGCATATGGTGATGCTGGTCGGGCGTGACACCGACCGGCTCGATCGCGCCGGGATCGTGCGCGCCACCATCGAGAGCCTGTCGGAGAACCTCACCGACGGCGTGCTCACGCCGCTGTGGGCCTTCTGTCTGTTCGGGGTGCCGGGGCTGGTGGTGGTCAAGGCGATCTCCACGCTCGATTCGATGATCGGCTACAAGAACGATCGCTATCGTCGCTTCGGTTGGGCCGGGGCGCGCTCGGACGATGTGGTGCACTGGCTGCCGGCGCGTCTCTCGGTGCCGCTGATCGCGCTCGCCGCCGCGCTGTTGCGCGGCCATCCCCGGCTGGTGTGGCCGGCGTTGCGCTATCGCACGCTGCTGCCGAGCCCGAACTCGGGCTGGAGCGAGGCGGCCTGCGCCGGGGCGCTGCGGGTGCGGCTGCTCGGTCCGGTGTGGTACGGCGGCGTGCTGATGGGCGAGGCCTATATCGGCGATCCCGACTGGTCCGCCGACCTCGACGGCGCCGACCTGCGCCGCGCGCTGCGGTTGATCCTGGTCGCCGCGCTGCTGGCGCTGGGGTTCGGGTTGATGATGGTTGCGAGCTGA
- a CDS encoding adenosylcobinamide amidohydrolase → MLLEETDRYQLHRRGRYLYAALARPHRVLSTCRINGGLREDLTHVANHQGCEGVAHDPRGATAVDEGPGGYHVRACEDAGLPPSRTALMATAANMQCAVLGHAAEGDLAVTVAATAGVLGNATRAGDRAGWLECEEGCRARAAASEAAPPERGAGTIVTLVFVNQPCTPACLVRAATLVTEGKSAAVLDLRVPSLQSSALATGTGTDQLAIAAPLAREGEWERQWAGGHNLLGELLGRATHQAVTRSLLLQNGLCPELRRNLCGALGRHGCDEQALCRAAERWLAADLAEVFARNLQALVHDPLSAAAAFALAEVLDLARDGVLHAEVAREAVLNQAAQLGAAVAVRPDAFVALRERLLAEPGLAPAELAALAVVEGFARKWN, encoded by the coding sequence ATGTTGCTCGAAGAGACCGATCGTTATCAGCTCCATCGTCGGGGCCGCTATCTGTACGCCGCGCTGGCGCGGCCGCACCGGGTGCTCAGTACCTGCCGGATCAACGGCGGGCTGCGCGAGGATCTGACCCATGTGGCCAATCACCAGGGCTGCGAGGGTGTGGCGCACGACCCGCGCGGGGCCACCGCGGTCGACGAGGGGCCGGGTGGCTACCATGTGCGCGCCTGCGAGGATGCCGGGTTGCCGCCGTCGCGCACCGCGCTGATGGCCACCGCCGCCAACATGCAGTGCGCGGTGCTCGGGCATGCCGCCGAGGGCGATCTGGCGGTGACCGTGGCCGCCACCGCCGGGGTGCTTGGCAACGCCACCCGTGCCGGGGATCGCGCCGGCTGGCTGGAGTGCGAGGAGGGCTGTCGGGCGCGCGCTGCCGCGTCCGAGGCGGCGCCACCCGAGCGTGGCGCCGGTACCATCGTCACCCTGGTGTTCGTCAATCAGCCGTGCACGCCGGCCTGTCTGGTGCGCGCCGCGACCCTGGTGACCGAGGGCAAGAGCGCGGCGGTGCTCGATCTACGTGTGCCCAGCCTGCAATCGAGCGCGCTGGCCACCGGCACCGGCACCGATCAGCTCGCCATCGCCGCGCCGCTGGCACGCGAGGGTGAGTGGGAGCGGCAGTGGGCTGGCGGGCACAACCTGCTCGGCGAGCTGCTCGGGCGCGCCACCCATCAGGCGGTGACCCGCTCGCTGCTGTTGCAAAACGGGCTCTGTCCCGAGCTGCGGCGCAACCTCTGCGGCGCGCTCGGACGTCACGGCTGCGACGAGCAGGCGCTGTGCCGCGCCGCCGAGCGCTGGCTGGCGGCGGATCTCGCCGAGGTCTTTGCCCGTAACCTGCAGGCGCTGGTGCACGACCCGCTGAGTGCGGCGGCGGCCTTCGCCCTGGCCGAGGTGCTGGATCTGGCCCGCGACGGGGTGTTGCACGCCGAGGTCGCCCGCGAGGCGGTGCTCAACCAGGCCGCGCAGCTCGGCGCGGCGGTGGCGGTGCGCCCGGATGCCTTCGTGGCGCTGCGCGAGCGTCTGCTCGCCGAGCCGGGGCTTGCGCCCGCCGAGCTGGCGGCACTGGCGGTGGTCGAGGGGTTTGCGCGCAAATGGAACTGA
- the cobM gene encoding precorrin-4 C(11)-methyltransferase: MGKVWFVGAGPGAPDLITVRGTRLLAEADAILYTGSLVAETALQWASPECEIADSKSMDLAQVTEWLLDRAARCQTVVRLQTGDPTLYGVVAELARPLDAAGVEVGIVPGVSSAMASAAAAGECLTLPEVTQTVIFTRVSERTKMPEREHFAGLAAHGCTLCIFLSIERIESIAQSLEEAGWAADAPVVVVHKATWPGEELVLRGTIADIAARCREAKVERQALILVSPALGARQHAPRATSKLYDASFPRRFRPARED; the protein is encoded by the coding sequence ATGGGTAAGGTGTGGTTCGTCGGCGCCGGTCCGGGCGCGCCCGACCTGATCACGGTGCGCGGCACCCGGCTGCTGGCCGAGGCCGACGCCATCCTCTATACCGGCTCGCTGGTGGCCGAGACCGCGCTGCAGTGGGCCTCGCCCGAGTGCGAGATCGCCGATTCCAAGTCGATGGACCTGGCGCAGGTCACCGAGTGGCTCCTCGATCGCGCCGCGCGGTGCCAGACGGTGGTGCGCCTGCAGACCGGCGACCCGACCCTCTACGGCGTCGTCGCCGAGCTGGCGCGGCCACTCGACGCCGCCGGGGTCGAGGTCGGTATCGTCCCCGGGGTGTCCTCGGCGATGGCCTCGGCGGCGGCCGCCGGCGAGTGCCTGACTCTGCCCGAGGTCACCCAGACAGTGATCTTCACCCGCGTCTCCGAGCGTACCAAGATGCCCGAGCGCGAGCACTTCGCCGGGCTTGCCGCGCACGGCTGCACCCTCTGCATCTTCCTCTCGATCGAGCGCATCGAGTCGATCGCCCAGAGCCTGGAGGAGGCCGGTTGGGCCGCCGATGCGCCGGTGGTGGTGGTGCACAAGGCGACCTGGCCGGGCGAGGAGCTGGTGCTGCGCGGCACCATCGCCGACATCGCCGCGCGTTGCCGCGAGGCTAAGGTCGAGCGTCAGGCGCTGATCCTGGTCAGCCCCGCGCTCGGCGCCCGCCAGCACGCCCCGCGCGCCACCTCAAAGCTCTACGACGCCAGCTTCCCGCGCCGCTTCCGCCCGGCGCGCGAGGATTGA
- the plsY gene encoding glycerol-3-phosphate 1-O-acyltransferase PlsY, whose translation MITSILLIIVAYLLGSVSSAIIVCRLMGLPDPRTQGSNNPGATNVLRFGGKKAAAITLLGDSLKGLVPMLAGHLLGLDPLALAGVGLAAFIGHLYPVFFGFKGGKGVATALGVQFGLYWPVGLCVAAVWLFVAKVLKISSLSGLISMALAPLFVWLFWDEKPLIGMQLIITGLLIWRHRSNIRNLLEGTEGRISASD comes from the coding sequence ATGATCACATCCATCCTGCTCATCATCGTCGCTTATCTGCTGGGCTCGGTCTCCAGCGCCATCATCGTCTGCCGTCTGATGGGGCTGCCCGATCCGCGTACCCAGGGCTCGAACAACCCCGGCGCGACCAATGTGTTGCGCTTCGGCGGCAAGAAGGCCGCCGCCATCACCCTGCTCGGCGACAGCCTCAAGGGGCTGGTGCCGATGCTCGCCGGGCACCTGCTCGGACTCGACCCGCTGGCGCTCGCCGGGGTCGGCCTGGCGGCCTTCATCGGCCATCTCTACCCGGTGTTCTTCGGGTTCAAGGGGGGCAAGGGGGTCGCCACCGCGCTCGGCGTGCAGTTCGGCCTCTACTGGCCGGTCGGGCTCTGTGTCGCCGCGGTGTGGCTGTTCGTCGCCAAGGTGCTGAAGATCTCCTCGCTCTCGGGGCTGATCTCGATGGCGCTGGCACCGCTGTTCGTATGGCTGTTCTGGGACGAGAAGCCGCTGATCGGCATGCAGCTGATCATCACCGGGCTGCTGATCTGGCGTCACCGCAGCAACATCCGCAATCTGCTCGAAGGGACCGAGGGACGGATCAGCGCGAGCGACTGA
- a CDS encoding TMEM43 family protein, with protein MDSFTETTHRSWFSRLGGALTGILFGLILIVVASSLLWWNEGRAIDRTRTLDAGAEAVVAIAATPVDPANDGELVHLSGTTHTDARLRDPIFAIEVPAIRLERRVEMYQWSEQRESETVKELGGGETTRTTYSYQRTWSSQPIDSSDFRHPEGHHNPTMPYTSEQWLADRVTLGAFRLAPAFVSQINGARALPVDAEEAPTGFVSDGSGFYKGTPASPEVGDLRVSFRVVDPDGEISAIGRQQGDTLVTARLKHGTIALLEPGQVDAITMFEHAHSANALLTWGLRVGGVVALWIALALILAPLKVIADLIPMLGSLVGFATGLVSALLALATGSLVIALAWIAHRPLLGGALLVAALLFAVLGAGQWRKGARQAAANATA; from the coding sequence ATGGACAGCTTCACCGAAACCACCCACCGCTCCTGGTTCAGCCGTCTCGGCGGTGCCCTCACCGGCATCCTCTTCGGCCTGATCCTGATCGTCGTCGCCAGTTCCCTGCTGTGGTGGAACGAGGGACGCGCGATCGACCGCACCCGCACCCTCGACGCCGGCGCCGAGGCCGTGGTCGCGATCGCCGCCACACCGGTCGATCCGGCCAATGATGGGGAACTCGTCCATCTCAGCGGCACGACCCACACCGATGCGCGGCTGCGCGATCCCATCTTCGCCATCGAGGTCCCGGCGATCCGCCTGGAGCGTCGGGTCGAGATGTACCAGTGGAGCGAGCAGCGCGAGTCGGAAACGGTCAAGGAACTCGGCGGCGGCGAGACCACGCGAACCACTTATAGCTACCAGCGCACCTGGTCGAGCCAGCCGATCGACTCCAGCGACTTCCGTCACCCCGAGGGCCATCACAACCCGACGATGCCCTACACCAGCGAGCAATGGCTAGCCGATCGGGTGACCCTCGGCGCCTTCCGCCTCGCCCCCGCGTTCGTCTCGCAGATCAACGGCGCGCGGGCGCTCCCCGTCGACGCCGAGGAGGCACCGACGGGCTTCGTCAGCGACGGCAGTGGCTTCTACAAGGGCACACCGGCGAGCCCCGAGGTCGGCGACCTGCGAGTCAGCTTCCGGGTGGTCGACCCCGATGGCGAGATCAGCGCGATCGGGCGCCAGCAGGGCGACACCCTGGTCACCGCGCGACTCAAGCACGGCACCATCGCCCTGCTCGAGCCGGGGCAGGTCGACGCCATCACCATGTTCGAGCACGCCCACAGCGCCAACGCCCTGCTCACCTGGGGGCTGCGTGTGGGTGGCGTGGTGGCGCTGTGGATCGCCCTGGCGCTGATCCTCGCGCCGCTCAAGGTCATCGCCGACCTGATCCCGATGCTCGGCAGCCTGGTCGGCTTTGCCACCGGACTGGTCTCGGCGTTGCTCGCACTGGCCACCGGCAGCCTGGTCATCGCCCTGGCCTGGATCGCGCACCGTCCATTGCTCGGCGGCGCCCTGCTGGTCGCCGCCCTGCTGTTCGCCGTGCTCGGCGCCGGACAGTGGCGCAAGGGTGCGCGCCAGGCCGCAGCAAACGCCACGGCCTGA